One part of the Humulus lupulus chromosome 9, drHumLupu1.1, whole genome shotgun sequence genome encodes these proteins:
- the LOC133800236 gene encoding uncharacterized protein LOC133800236: MARGGAQTRSSTEQGNGSENTNRFSVLEPNDRPPGENPRSPYYISNGDQSVVNLVPKILTGCENYSSWRRSMIVALAARNKIKFVDGRLPEPEDDDEEYDVWFRCNSLVISWILHAISSEIADSVMYLDNAARIWFELQERYHQKNAPRVFEAKRSMQALVQGSNSVTTYFTKLKSFWDLIQEFRPQPVCSCGAMKIIQEYQDEDRVLEFLIGLNESYSNARSQILMQDPFPNINKAFASVV; the protein is encoded by the coding sequence ATGGCTCGTGGTGGAGCTCAGACTCGAAGTTCAACCGAACAAGGAAATGGATCGGAGAATACAAATAGATTCTCAGTTCTTGAGCCTAATGACAGGCCCCCTGGAGAGAATCCTCGAAGTCCTTATTACATCTCCAATGGAGATCAATCTGTGGTTAATCTTGTTCCTAAAATCCTCACTGGTTGTGAGAATTACAGTTCTTGGAGGAGGTCGATGATAGTTGCACTTGCAGCAAGGAACAAGATTAAATTTGTTGATGGACGATTGCCAGAACCTGAAGATGATGATGAGGAATATGATGTCTGGTTCCGATGTAATAGCTTGGTGATTTCATGGATTCTTCATGCTATTTCCAGTGAAATTGCAGATAGTGTCATGTATCTTGATAACGCAGCAAGGATTTGGTTTGAGTTACAGGAAAGATATCATCAAAAGAATGCTCCTAGAGTATTCGAAGCTAAGCGATCCATGCAAGCCTTGGTTCAAGGATCGAATTCTGTTACTACATATTTCACTAAACTGAAATCTTTCTGGGATTTGATTCAGGAATTCAGGCCACAACCTGTTTGCAGCTGTGGAGCTATGAAGATCATCCAGGAATATCAAGATGAAGATCGTGTACTCGAGTTTCTCATTGGTCTAAATGAATCATACAGTAATGCACGATCTCAGATCTTGATGCAAGATCCATTTCCAAATATTAACAAGGCTTTTGCCTCAGTAGTATAG